Proteins co-encoded in one Cytobacillus sp. NJ13 genomic window:
- a CDS encoding glycosyltransferase family 4 protein, with translation MEFINENNKIKSDDVIMKKILIVAQFTQLPGENGNNRGRFKLISEMLAEKGHDVTVVTSRFRELDRTFRKEETDEFKQAPYKIEILDEVGYYKNISFKRIYSMWTFKNSLRKFLRNRKDEYDLVYCCVPGLDSALVAGKYASKKNIPYVIDVQDVWPEVMYDLVLDVPVFSNILFLPMQINANKVYAMANGIMAVSKTYLDIAKRKNTKSKLNDYVYIGTDLERFDNDINSSRLCNIEKSNGELWIAYIGSLGHSYDIYTFIEGANIAFKRGINVRPIILGSGPLEKDFKEYANKIGSNALFTGWVDHGTMGNYLEKSDAVINAIKRKAPQSITNKVGDYLSSGKPILNGSQNQEFLDLLRDYNFGENYEPENPESLAKSIQKIFGYSKETRDQMGKNARKLAELKFDRKKTYPEIINMIDKLLK, from the coding sequence ATGGAATTTATAAATGAAAATAATAAAATAAAAAGTGATGATGTGATTATGAAGAAAATTTTAATTGTAGCGCAATTCACACAATTGCCAGGAGAAAATGGGAACAATAGAGGCAGGTTCAAATTAATTAGTGAGATGCTTGCGGAAAAGGGACATGATGTAACTGTTGTAACTAGTAGATTTAGAGAATTAGATCGCACCTTTAGAAAAGAAGAGACGGATGAATTTAAACAAGCCCCATATAAGATAGAAATTTTAGATGAAGTAGGTTATTACAAAAATATTAGTTTTAAGCGAATTTATAGTATGTGGACCTTCAAAAATAGTCTAAGGAAATTTTTGAGGAATAGAAAAGATGAATATGACTTGGTTTATTGCTGTGTTCCAGGTTTAGATAGTGCTCTTGTTGCTGGAAAATATGCTAGTAAAAAGAATATACCTTATGTTATCGATGTACAGGACGTTTGGCCAGAGGTTATGTACGATTTAGTATTGGATGTTCCTGTATTTAGTAATATTTTATTCCTACCAATGCAAATAAATGCAAATAAAGTATACGCTATGGCAAATGGTATCATGGCTGTATCAAAAACCTATCTAGATATCGCTAAAAGAAAAAATACTAAAAGCAAACTTAATGATTATGTATATATAGGTACTGATTTAGAAAGGTTTGATAATGATATTAATTCTTCCAGATTGTGTAATATCGAAAAGTCAAATGGTGAATTATGGATTGCTTATATTGGGTCTTTGGGGCATAGTTATGATATTTATACTTTTATCGAGGGTGCAAATATTGCATTTAAAAGAGGGATAAACGTAAGACCAATAATATTGGGTAGCGGGCCACTTGAAAAAGACTTTAAAGAATATGCAAATAAGATCGGAAGCAATGCTCTTTTTACAGGTTGGGTTGATCATGGGACTATGGGAAATTATTTGGAAAAATCAGATGCCGTTATCAATGCGATTAAGAGAAAGGCTCCACAAAGTATCACTAATAAAGTAGGAGATTATTTATCATCCGGAAAACCTATTCTTAATGGTAGTCAAAATCAGGAGTTTTTAGATTTGCTGAGAGACTATAATTTTGGAGAAAACTATGAACCGGAGAACCCAGAAAGCTTAGCGAAATCTATTCAAAAAATATTCGGGTATAGTAAAGAAACAAGAGACCAAATGGGAAAAAACGCGAGAAAGTTAGCAGAGTTAAAATTTGATAGAAAAAAGACTTATCCAGAAATTATAAATATGATCGATAAATTATTAAAATGA
- a CDS encoding glycosyltransferase family 1 protein translates to MKEKLRILHLPNTLSKKSGIMSFIMNYYRAIDKDKIQFDFLVFDTNEDSYEEEIIKLGGRVYNVSRAASKNPFFLQREINMFFNEHKNEYKVIHYHAISIWHFALKIAKRHGIKHRISHSHATMYSDKKLNAIRNRLLISQMKKNANHYYACSDAAGGFLYGDNTLNEGKVNIINNAVDCSKFKFDKIKRDKIRKALGVENELLIGHVGRFNEQKNHLFLIDIFNAILKKESNAKLILVGEGPLREAVEEKIKQLNIEKSVFVLGKRNDVPDILSAVDIFLLPSLFEGLPFVGVEAQVSGLPIVLSETITKEVGLNNYIYIRLEDSLEKWSNKILSLNYKIDRNASYKNIMERGFDIYKEAFKLERMYLEMI, encoded by the coding sequence ATGAAAGAAAAATTAAGAATATTACATTTACCTAATACACTTTCAAAAAAAAGTGGCATCATGAGTTTTATTATGAATTATTATAGAGCCATTGATAAAGACAAAATACAATTTGATTTTCTAGTATTTGATACCAACGAAGATAGTTATGAAGAGGAAATAATAAAGCTTGGTGGACGTGTGTATAATGTAAGTCGTGCGGCATCTAAAAATCCCTTTTTTTTGCAAAGAGAAATAAATATGTTTTTCAATGAACATAAAAATGAGTATAAAGTGATCCATTATCATGCCATTTCTATTTGGCATTTCGCTCTCAAAATAGCTAAAAGACATGGTATAAAACACCGCATTTCACATAGTCACGCTACTATGTATTCTGATAAAAAACTAAATGCAATTAGAAATAGATTATTGATAAGTCAAATGAAAAAAAATGCAAATCACTATTATGCTTGTTCCGATGCAGCAGGGGGTTTCTTGTACGGAGATAATACTCTTAATGAAGGTAAAGTCAACATAATAAATAATGCAGTGGATTGTTCTAAATTTAAGTTCGATAAGATAAAGAGAGATAAAATTCGAAAAGCATTAGGTGTAGAAAATGAATTGCTTATTGGTCATGTTGGAAGATTTAATGAACAGAAGAATCACTTGTTTTTAATTGATATTTTTAATGCTATTTTAAAAAAAGAGTCTAATGCAAAACTTATACTTGTTGGTGAAGGTCCTTTAAGGGAAGCGGTAGAAGAAAAAATTAAGCAATTAAATATAGAAAAAAGTGTATTTGTTTTGGGAAAAAGAAATGATGTACCGGATATACTTAGTGCTGTAGATATTTTTTTACTGCCTTCATTATTCGAGGGGTTACCATTTGTTGGTGTAGAGGCGCAAGTATCTGGTCTTCCCATTGTACTCTCTGAAACCATAACAAAAGAGGTTGGTTTGAATAATTATATCTACATTCGCTTAGAGGATTCTTTAGAAAAGTGGTCTAATAAAATATTATCTCTTAATTATAAAATAGATAGAAACGCTTCATATAAAAATATAATGGAGAGAGGGTTTGATATTTATAAAGAAGCATTTAAGTTAGAAAGAATGTATTTAGAAATGATATAA
- a CDS encoding polysaccharide pyruvyl transferase family protein has translation MKKVIIFDTSVASFNRGDDIIMKGAREGLEEILSNSFVTNFPTHTPIFHYHQTSRINQNVKWLQQADLKFVCGSNLLYSNMVRPWPLWNINFLDSIPIKDCVLVGVGSGINSKGVNFYTKKLYKSVLSSEYVHSVRDNSTKLMLEKMGFKAINTGCPTLWNLTSDLCKQIPTKKSESVIFTLTDYRRDKSRDQKMIEILIKKYKTVRFWPQGSEDYNYFQSMSGIDSIQVISPSVEAFSNALNSDTDYVGTRLHGGIFAMKHKRRSIIIIVDHRAREMNKDFNLKALERDNIEELEKLINSEFPTEVTVDRKKINSWLNQFK, from the coding sequence ATGAAAAAAGTAATAATCTTTGATACATCCGTTGCATCATTTAATAGAGGCGATGATATTATTATGAAAGGTGCACGCGAAGGCTTAGAGGAAATTTTGTCAAATTCTTTTGTCACAAACTTCCCAACACATACTCCAATTTTTCATTATCATCAAACGTCAAGGATTAATCAAAATGTAAAATGGCTACAACAGGCTGATTTGAAGTTTGTTTGTGGCTCAAATTTATTATACTCTAACATGGTGAGACCCTGGCCGTTATGGAATATAAACTTTTTAGACTCAATACCTATAAAAGACTGTGTATTAGTTGGAGTGGGGAGTGGCATTAATTCAAAGGGAGTAAATTTTTATACTAAGAAATTGTATAAATCAGTTCTTTCATCAGAGTATGTTCATAGTGTAAGAGATAACAGCACTAAATTAATGCTCGAAAAAATGGGATTTAAGGCCATTAATACGGGATGCCCAACATTGTGGAATTTAACTAGTGATTTGTGTAAACAAATTCCAACAAAAAAATCCGAAAGTGTTATTTTTACTCTGACAGATTATAGACGTGACAAAAGTAGAGATCAAAAAATGATAGAAATATTAATTAAAAAATACAAAACAGTAAGATTTTGGCCACAAGGATCAGAGGATTATAATTACTTTCAGAGCATGAGTGGGATAGATTCTATTCAAGTTATATCTCCGTCAGTGGAAGCTTTTTCAAATGCTTTAAATAGTGATACGGATTATGTTGGAACTAGATTACATGGTGGAATTTTTGCAATGAAGCATAAACGAAGATCAATAATAATAATTGTTGATCATAGAGCTAGAGAAATGAATAAAGACTTCAATCTCAAAGCGCTTGAAAGAGATAATATTGAGGAGCTTGAAAAGTTAATTAATTCAGAGTTTCCAACAGAAGTAACAGTAGATAGAAAAAAAATAAATTCTTGGTTAAACCAGTTTAAGTAA
- a CDS encoding EpsG family protein — protein sequence MWLHYNIIIILILLGVLIYFNGRSRNKDKLFISISFIMFFILSAFRSENIGNDTFSYISLFERIANKNDFSQFTSGYETGYVYLNKLISTINPHPQFFLIFTSIILLIGFAFFIYKKSNNVFLSVFLFYTLGFYGSSLNILRQYIALLIILLAYEYMRKKKIFVAIILILLASQFHATALIGFLLLLIPYIRFNYKIIFIFICVSILIQFSFGFIINLVFTISPKYHVYLNSAYFEGEIRLASILNLLIIFIIFIMGLILNYNTKPEKYSAEIKLGSVKHKKIISDNYAMQYLILFSACITFISLKFNLIERLSEYFFVFSIIYLPNILSKIREKKLYTIIVYLVCVFSFIYITVILLFRPEWNRIFPYEFFWQI from the coding sequence ATGTGGTTACACTATAACATAATAATTATACTAATACTCTTAGGTGTACTAATTTACTTTAATGGAAGATCAAGAAATAAAGATAAGTTATTCATTTCAATTTCCTTTATAATGTTTTTTATCTTGTCCGCCTTTCGCTCAGAGAATATTGGAAATGATACATTTAGTTATATATCATTATTTGAAAGAATAGCAAACAAAAATGACTTTTCACAATTTACAAGCGGGTATGAAACAGGATATGTTTATTTGAACAAGTTAATATCGACTATAAACCCTCATCCACAATTTTTTCTAATTTTTACGAGTATAATATTATTAATTGGCTTTGCCTTTTTTATATATAAAAAATCTAATAATGTATTTTTAAGTGTGTTTTTATTCTATACACTGGGTTTTTATGGATCTTCACTTAATATCCTAAGGCAATATATCGCTTTATTAATAATATTACTTGCTTATGAATATATGAGAAAGAAAAAAATATTTGTTGCTATTATTCTCATATTATTAGCTTCACAATTCCATGCTACTGCATTAATTGGATTTTTATTATTGCTTATACCATATATTAGATTTAATTATAAAATAATTTTTATTTTCATATGTGTTAGTATATTAATACAATTTAGCTTTGGTTTTATAATAAATTTAGTGTTTACAATTTCACCAAAGTATCATGTCTATTTAAATTCTGCCTATTTTGAAGGTGAAATTAGATTAGCGAGTATACTAAACCTTTTAATAATATTCATTATATTTATTATGGGATTAATTTTAAACTATAATACAAAACCCGAGAAATATAGCGCTGAGATAAAATTAGGTAGCGTTAAGCATAAAAAAATAATAAGTGATAATTATGCTATGCAGTATTTAATATTGTTTTCAGCATGTATAACATTTATTTCATTAAAGTTTAATTTAATTGAGAGGTTAAGTGAATATTTCTTTGTCTTTTCAATTATTTATCTGCCTAACATATTAAGTAAAATTCGAGAAAAAAAACTATATACAATTATAGTATATCTCGTTTGTGTCTTTAGTTTTATATATATCACTGTTATTTTATTATTTCGTCCAGAATGGAATAGAATATTTCCGTATGAATTTTTTTGGCAAATATAG